From Shewanella yunxiaonensis, the proteins below share one genomic window:
- a CDS encoding alkaline phosphatase: MKFKQLSVLALALLLPFATMAEDMLAPSQTPSRPKNMIIMIGDGMGPSYTTAYRYFKDNPDTEEVEQTVFDRLLVGMASTYPARVSGYVTDSAAAATALATGSKSYNGAISVDLQKQPLETIMEKAKKRGLSTGVAVTCQVNHATPAAFLTHNESRKNYDEIASSYINTDADVILGGGQKYFTPAMLDAFKTKGYQVLNDFNQLATVTQPKVLGLFADVQLPWVVDEPDAHRLTAMTNKALELMSQNTQGFVLMIEGSQIDWAGHDNDIVAAMGEMDEFAHAVEAVEQFVRNHPDTLMVVTADHNTGGLSIGRDGKYAWDPEVIQAVKASPETLAATAIANDNWQQPLADGLGFALTDDLQARFDHARMQGKDVLAQALKHEIDLRSNTGWTTGGHTGVDVQVFASGPGAELFIGNQDNTDIANKLASLLPKPKKSTAATVPAATPGNG, from the coding sequence ATGAAGTTTAAGCAACTGTCAGTGTTGGCGCTGGCACTGTTATTACCCTTTGCCACGATGGCCGAGGATATGCTGGCACCGAGCCAGACGCCTTCACGACCGAAAAATATGATCATCATGATTGGTGATGGTATGGGCCCGTCCTACACTACGGCCTATCGTTACTTCAAAGATAATCCAGATACCGAAGAAGTAGAGCAGACTGTATTCGACAGATTGCTGGTCGGTATGGCAAGCACCTATCCCGCCAGAGTCAGTGGTTATGTGACTGATTCTGCTGCTGCGGCTACCGCACTGGCAACAGGTAGTAAGTCATATAATGGGGCGATTTCCGTTGATCTGCAGAAGCAGCCACTGGAAACCATTATGGAGAAAGCGAAGAAGCGCGGTCTCAGTACTGGTGTGGCGGTTACCTGCCAGGTGAACCATGCCACCCCGGCGGCCTTTCTTACCCACAATGAAAGTCGAAAGAACTACGATGAAATTGCCAGCAGTTATATCAATACTGATGCGGATGTGATCCTTGGGGGGGGACAGAAATACTTTACCCCGGCCATGCTGGATGCCTTTAAAACCAAGGGATATCAGGTGTTAAATGATTTCAATCAATTAGCCACTGTTACCCAACCTAAAGTGCTTGGCCTGTTTGCGGACGTGCAACTCCCATGGGTAGTGGATGAACCTGATGCCCATCGTCTCACCGCCATGACCAATAAAGCACTGGAGCTGATGTCACAAAACACGCAAGGCTTTGTGTTGATGATTGAAGGCAGTCAAATTGACTGGGCTGGTCACGATAATGATATCGTTGCGGCTATGGGCGAAATGGACGAATTTGCGCATGCGGTTGAAGCGGTTGAGCAATTTGTCCGAAACCATCCTGATACCCTGATGGTGGTAACTGCCGACCATAACACTGGCGGTCTGTCTATCGGGCGCGATGGGAAATATGCGTGGGATCCTGAGGTGATTCAGGCGGTAAAAGCCAGTCCTGAGACTCTCGCTGCCACCGCAATCGCCAACGATAACTGGCAACAGCCACTGGCTGACGGTTTGGGCTTCGCCTTAACTGATGACCTGCAAGCGCGCTTTGATCATGCCCGCATGCAAGGAAAAGATGTGCTGGCACAAGCACTCAAACATGAGATTGATCTGCGTTCAAATACCGGTTGGACTACCGGTGGTCATACTGGCGTGGATGTGCAGGTGTTTGCGTCTGGCCCAGGCGCCGAGCTGTTCATCGGCAATCAGGATAATACCGATATCGCCAATAAGCTCGCCAGCCTGTTGCCAAAACCCAAAAAATCGACTGCGGCGACAGTGCCGGCCGCGACCCCCGGCAATGGCTAA
- a CDS encoding class I SAM-dependent methyltransferase: protein MLSSPSQLLLRNSDYLQGNVLLLNHENDLCAVELLTHCDAVTALALDYNHYLALQAGSLAGVVGHFGHQLPKPQQFDTVVIYYPKAKALMAYLLVLAAQYLGNGGQLLVIGENKGGIRSLEKQTTSWFAPAVKRDNARHCLLYSAERNSTVATVDLNQFTSRYTLSTTNGELTICNVAGVFSEKQLDQGTELLLQHLPPLHGRVLDFGCGAGVIASVLLQLNPQLQLECVDINAMALLSCQQTLDANGFSGKVYPSDGLAQVSGEFDAIISNPPFHDGLNSTTDIATTFVADSFQHLQAGGLWQIVANRHLPYADTIAEYFGEVKVIAENNKYKVYRNRR, encoded by the coding sequence GTGCTCAGTTCACCGTCACAATTATTGCTACGCAACAGCGATTATCTGCAAGGCAACGTACTGTTGCTTAACCATGAGAACGATCTGTGCGCAGTCGAGTTACTCACACATTGTGATGCGGTCACAGCGCTGGCGCTGGACTACAACCATTATCTCGCACTGCAGGCGGGAAGCCTTGCTGGCGTTGTCGGGCATTTTGGCCATCAACTGCCCAAGCCACAGCAATTTGATACGGTTGTTATCTACTATCCCAAAGCGAAAGCACTGATGGCATATCTGCTGGTATTGGCCGCGCAGTATTTGGGTAATGGCGGACAACTGCTGGTGATTGGTGAAAATAAAGGCGGTATCCGCTCGCTTGAAAAACAGACGACATCGTGGTTTGCGCCAGCGGTTAAACGGGATAACGCCCGCCATTGTCTGTTGTATTCTGCAGAGCGTAACAGCACAGTGGCAACCGTCGACCTTAACCAGTTCACCAGCCGTTATACGCTTTCAACAACCAATGGTGAGCTGACCATCTGCAACGTCGCCGGGGTATTCAGCGAAAAGCAGTTAGACCAAGGCACAGAATTATTGCTGCAACATCTGCCGCCGTTGCATGGCCGCGTGCTCGACTTTGGTTGTGGCGCCGGAGTCATTGCCAGCGTTTTGTTACAACTCAACCCGCAGTTACAGTTGGAATGCGTCGATATCAACGCGATGGCGTTGCTGTCATGTCAGCAAACGCTTGACGCCAACGGTTTCAGCGGCAAAGTTTACCCTTCGGATGGACTGGCCCAAGTCAGCGGCGAATTTGACGCCATTATTTCCAATCCGCCGTTTCACGATGGTCTTAACAGTACCACGGATATCGCCACAACTTTTGTCGCCGACAGCTTCCAGCATCTGCAAGCCGGAGGTTTGTGGCAAATCGTTGCCAACCGTCACCTGCCCTATGCTGACACCATTGCGGAATACTTTGGCGAGGTTAAGGTGATTGCAGAAAACAACAAATACAAGGTTTACCGCAACCGGCGTTGA
- a CDS encoding DUF342 domain-containing protein, which translates to MLAPDLLHVSSDSQFAELKIIPQTHGPITEDALRQVLKLPEFSAMMPLEQAIKIAVKDVNNLSGKEEGNHELLFRVAERRDGQISIEVAKDKMQAMMTIVAPWGGKAITLPDVLQQLKQQNVAMGLSKQKIEVLLHTAATLKPGESTSGVIAVGKPVVNGTHAKLERKVPLARERLLQPQEREDGTVDMRNLGSVVMVRPKDLLMVKTPATAGINGYNVNGEVIPAKAGKDLELKAGNGTEISADNPNVLLATNAGQPVEIRDGMQVDDVLQIKNVDVSYGNVDFKGSVLISGDVCEGMQVRSSGDITVMGFVESARLEADGDITVSKGVLGRQLGGNELSTHLHAKGQITAQFVQYSHLESLGDVLVTKQLLHSHTITDAKLIVSDSSGRRGDLVGGWVKAEQGIQAVTIGATADTKTELYCAMKLDDVKHRLKELDDSIRQLVVAKLDMESRLRKLPPKAEWQNDSVMVEQVKMMLDQKHSIEAELTQEETEAELLRSDSDSYYHRNHIEVKRRMYANVEIHVGNAQQKTQREYGPCVVENEGAEINFDYNNHG; encoded by the coding sequence ATGCTGGCGCCAGATCTGCTCCACGTAAGCAGCGACAGTCAGTTCGCTGAATTAAAGATTATTCCTCAAACGCATGGTCCTATCACCGAGGACGCATTGCGACAAGTCCTCAAACTGCCTGAATTCTCTGCCATGATGCCGCTTGAACAGGCGATAAAAATCGCCGTGAAAGACGTCAACAATCTATCGGGAAAAGAAGAAGGTAACCACGAACTGCTGTTTCGCGTAGCAGAACGTCGCGATGGTCAAATATCGATTGAAGTCGCCAAAGATAAAATGCAGGCGATGATGACCATCGTTGCACCGTGGGGAGGCAAAGCCATCACGCTGCCCGATGTATTACAGCAGCTTAAGCAGCAAAATGTTGCGATGGGACTGTCTAAGCAAAAGATTGAAGTGTTACTGCATACCGCTGCGACCTTAAAACCCGGGGAAAGTACCAGTGGGGTTATCGCGGTCGGTAAACCCGTCGTCAACGGCACCCATGCCAAACTCGAACGTAAAGTCCCGCTGGCCAGAGAACGATTACTACAGCCGCAGGAACGGGAAGATGGCACGGTAGATATGCGCAATCTGGGCTCCGTTGTTATGGTGCGGCCCAAAGATCTGCTCATGGTAAAAACGCCCGCCACAGCGGGCATTAACGGCTACAACGTCAATGGCGAGGTGATCCCAGCGAAAGCCGGTAAAGACCTGGAGCTAAAAGCTGGCAATGGTACTGAAATCTCTGCCGATAATCCGAATGTGTTATTAGCCACTAACGCTGGTCAGCCAGTAGAAATCCGCGATGGTATGCAGGTTGACGATGTACTGCAGATCAAAAACGTCGATGTCAGCTATGGTAACGTCGATTTTAAAGGCAGTGTGCTGATCAGCGGTGATGTCTGTGAAGGTATGCAGGTGCGCAGTTCTGGTGACATTACCGTGATGGGTTTTGTCGAATCGGCCAGGTTAGAAGCTGACGGGGATATCACCGTCAGCAAAGGGGTACTTGGCCGCCAGCTGGGGGGTAATGAACTCTCGACCCACTTGCATGCTAAAGGCCAGATTACCGCCCAGTTTGTGCAATATTCTCATCTGGAAAGCCTGGGTGATGTGTTGGTAACCAAGCAGCTGTTGCACAGTCACACCATCACCGATGCCAAGCTTATCGTCAGCGACAGCAGTGGCCGTCGCGGCGATCTCGTCGGTGGTTGGGTAAAGGCAGAACAAGGTATTCAAGCCGTCACCATTGGCGCAACGGCCGATACTAAAACTGAACTCTATTGCGCCATGAAACTTGATGACGTGAAACATCGGCTGAAAGAGTTAGACGACAGTATCCGCCAGTTAGTAGTTGCCAAGCTGGATATGGAATCTCGCCTGCGTAAGCTGCCCCCCAAAGCGGAATGGCAGAATGACTCCGTGATGGTAGAGCAAGTTAAAATGATGCTGGATCAGAAGCACAGCATTGAAGCCGAGCTGACTCAGGAAGAAACTGAGGCTGAGTTGCTGCGTAGCGACAGCGATAGTTACTATCATCGAAACCACATAGAGGTGAAGCGTCGCATGTACGCCAATGTAGAAATTCATGTGGGTAATGCACAGCAGAAAACCCAGCGGGAATATGGTCCTTGCGTCGTTGAAAATGAAGGCGCCGAAATCAATTTTGACTACAACAATCATGGTTGA
- a CDS encoding DUF4144 family protein, which translates to MTTTIMVDTSTVAAQMPRWPALVQQSGADELLYIDSQQDWQQLWQSAAYLLNPGDRLIDSDGLTWILMPTVTQPLNILTPASNISLDQLQKLVQRHALVEGNCCISKLQLTSITDAMQFVKSLT; encoded by the coding sequence TTGACTACAACAATCATGGTTGATACCAGTACAGTCGCGGCGCAAATGCCGCGCTGGCCAGCACTAGTGCAACAAAGTGGCGCAGATGAACTGCTATATATCGACAGCCAGCAAGACTGGCAGCAACTATGGCAAAGTGCAGCTTATCTGCTGAATCCTGGAGACAGATTAATCGATAGTGATGGTCTCACTTGGATACTGATGCCAACCGTGACCCAGCCACTGAATATCCTCACCCCTGCCAGCAACATTTCCCTCGACCAATTACAGAAGTTAGTGCAACGTCACGCATTAGTTGAAGGCAACTGTTGTATCAGTAAATTACAGCTCACCTCGATCACTGATGCGATGCAATTCGTCAAATCTCTGACATAG
- a CDS encoding site-2 protease family protein: MELLNIECLGKPLRLEGSLAGWQQLYWDNQLVSQKAAGTDNEGLKVHVFQLTQTGQIQPLEIRLEADVRWQPFMLDYRLLIDDNVSLEGRRTAKDMEHQAPPQQATASKPGTLGLLSLAFKLFKSAKVIKVVLAGASVAAYSWLFSFQFALALVFCLMFHEYGHIRAMKHFGMKTKGIYLIPFMGGLALTDDKINTRWQDVVISLMGPFFGLLLSLLALVTYHVTHNPFFAALAGFNALLNLFNLLPVLPLDGGHTIKSISFSQNRFIGLIVCCAGMVLGIYLSYRLGLTLLGFLLAIGGLEIIMEWKQRLNSHLIPLDRYGQVVATSWYLLTVVALVGVIWHLAGSGDTMLSLPLHILQS, translated from the coding sequence GTGGAATTACTGAATATTGAATGTCTTGGCAAGCCGCTGCGCCTTGAAGGTTCACTGGCTGGCTGGCAACAACTTTACTGGGATAATCAATTAGTCTCACAAAAGGCGGCAGGCACTGACAATGAAGGGTTAAAAGTGCATGTGTTTCAATTAACCCAAACCGGTCAGATTCAGCCACTGGAAATCCGTCTGGAAGCCGATGTCCGCTGGCAACCGTTTATGCTGGACTACCGGTTGTTGATTGATGATAACGTCAGTCTTGAGGGACGCCGCACCGCCAAGGATATGGAACATCAGGCCCCGCCACAACAGGCGACCGCCAGTAAACCCGGCACCTTGGGTCTGCTATCGCTAGCATTTAAACTATTTAAAAGTGCCAAGGTAATTAAAGTGGTGTTGGCCGGAGCCAGTGTCGCGGCCTATTCCTGGTTGTTTTCGTTCCAGTTTGCGTTGGCCCTGGTGTTCTGCCTGATGTTTCACGAATATGGTCATATCCGCGCCATGAAGCATTTTGGTATGAAAACCAAGGGGATCTATCTCATCCCATTCATGGGCGGCTTGGCCTTGACCGACGATAAAATTAATACGCGTTGGCAGGATGTGGTGATTTCGTTAATGGGGCCATTTTTCGGCTTATTGTTGTCATTGCTGGCGCTGGTGACTTATCACGTCACCCATAATCCATTTTTTGCGGCGCTGGCAGGGTTCAATGCATTGCTGAACCTGTTTAACCTGCTCCCGGTATTGCCATTGGATGGTGGCCATACCATCAAAAGCATCAGCTTTTCACAAAACCGTTTTATTGGACTGATCGTCTGCTGTGCCGGCATGGTACTGGGGATCTATCTCAGTTACCGCCTCGGGTTAACCCTGTTGGGTTTCCTGCTGGCAATTGGTGGACTGGAAATCATTATGGAATGGAAGCAACGACTCAATAGCCATCTGATCCCGCTGGATCGCTACGGTCAGGTAGTTGCGACCAGCTGGTATCTGCTCACTGTCGTGGCATTAGTTGGCGTGATCTGGCATCTGGCAGGCAGTGGTGACACTATGCTAAGTCTGCCGTTACACATACTGCAAAGCTAA
- a CDS encoding pirin family protein has protein sequence MKVIQQLRAMPTRDGDGVNIMRIADFQRLALDPYLMLDEIRSDDAKDYIGGFPPHPHRGMETFTYIRKGGFEHRDQLGNVRAIRAGKVQWMSTGRGVIHSEMPLADADNGLHGFQIWLNMPAKDKMRHPQYQDSGTSDHPTLSDGHGQLYLLAGHWQFGNEAADAPLMGLAADAAIADMTLPAGKQSQIELSQYKLVALYLYQGQLLLPSGSHINAGSMLLLDPQYPLQLQAGTADCGMLLLAGNPIGEKVVQMGPFVMNTQAEIMQAINDYQSGQFGEIV, from the coding sequence ATGAAAGTCATTCAACAGCTGCGTGCAATGCCTACCCGTGATGGCGATGGTGTGAATATCATGCGCATCGCCGATTTTCAGCGACTGGCGCTGGATCCCTATTTGATGCTGGACGAGATCCGTTCAGATGATGCCAAAGATTACATCGGTGGCTTTCCGCCACATCCGCATCGGGGGATGGAAACGTTTACCTATATCCGTAAAGGAGGATTTGAGCACCGGGATCAACTGGGTAATGTGCGGGCGATCCGCGCTGGTAAAGTGCAATGGATGAGTACCGGCCGTGGTGTGATCCATTCGGAGATGCCGTTGGCCGATGCAGACAATGGTCTGCATGGCTTCCAGATATGGCTCAATATGCCTGCCAAAGACAAGATGCGTCATCCACAGTATCAGGATTCTGGCACCAGTGACCATCCCACATTGAGTGATGGTCATGGGCAGCTATACTTGCTGGCCGGACATTGGCAGTTTGGTAATGAGGCCGCGGATGCCCCACTGATGGGACTGGCCGCCGATGCGGCCATTGCCGATATGACCTTACCTGCAGGTAAGCAATCTCAAATCGAGTTATCGCAGTATAAACTGGTGGCTTTGTATCTGTATCAGGGACAGTTGCTGTTACCCAGTGGCAGCCACATTAACGCTGGCAGTATGTTGTTGCTGGATCCGCAGTATCCACTGCAGTTACAGGCGGGTACTGCAGACTGCGGAATGCTGCTTCTGGCGGGAAATCCTATCGGCGAAAAGGTGGTGCAGATGGGGCCGTTTGTGATGAATACCCAAGCGGAGATTATGCAGGCGATTAACGATTACCAAAGTGGTCAGTTTGGTGAGATAGTTTAA
- a CDS encoding anion permease has product MNKKIISWLVILAVAVGIWLTPAPASVDPKAWHLLAIFVATVLGLILEPIPMGAVAICGITATAVTGTLSIKEAMTGFSNTTIWLIVMAFFISRAFIKSGLGARIGYIFMRLMGKRTLTLSYGLLMTDFILAPAIPSNTARTGGIVFPLANSVADAYGSKAEEGTSGKLGSFLMTTVFHGTTITGAMFLTGMAANPLAAKLAADMGIDISWGQWALAAIVPGLVGLILMPLFAYMLNKPSITATPQAPQIAAKALADMGKMKTSEWVTLGTFIALIGLWIAGPSFGLHGTTAAMIGLALLVNANVLTWDDVLKEKGAWNTLTWFSALVMMATFLNKLGLIKWFGGSIAAHLTGLDWPVALLALALIYYYIHYAFASSTAHVAALYSVFLAVAVQMGAPGLMAAIIFGVISNLMGGVTHYGTGPAPILFGAGHVSLPKWWGLGFIMGLLQLVIWAVVGGIWWKVIGLY; this is encoded by the coding sequence ATGAATAAAAAAATCATCTCATGGCTGGTAATCCTGGCAGTTGCTGTCGGCATTTGGCTGACTCCTGCACCTGCTAGTGTTGATCCCAAAGCCTGGCATCTGCTGGCGATCTTCGTTGCTACTGTACTGGGTCTGATCCTAGAGCCTATCCCAATGGGTGCAGTGGCAATCTGTGGCATCACCGCAACCGCCGTCACCGGAACCTTGTCCATCAAAGAAGCGATGACTGGCTTCTCTAACACGACTATTTGGCTGATTGTAATGGCGTTCTTTATTTCAAGAGCGTTCATTAAGAGCGGACTTGGGGCCCGCATCGGCTATATCTTTATGCGCCTGATGGGGAAACGAACCTTGACCCTGTCCTATGGTCTGCTGATGACAGATTTTATTCTGGCACCTGCCATTCCATCTAATACCGCACGTACCGGTGGTATCGTATTCCCACTGGCAAACTCTGTCGCAGATGCTTACGGTTCAAAAGCCGAAGAGGGTACCTCTGGTAAACTGGGTAGCTTCCTGATGACTACCGTGTTCCATGGCACCACCATTACTGGTGCGATGTTCCTGACAGGCATGGCGGCTAACCCATTGGCAGCAAAACTCGCAGCCGATATGGGTATTGACATCAGCTGGGGTCAGTGGGCGTTAGCAGCCATCGTTCCCGGTCTTGTTGGTCTGATCCTGATGCCACTGTTCGCGTATATGCTGAACAAACCATCGATCACCGCAACGCCACAAGCGCCACAGATCGCCGCCAAAGCGCTGGCCGATATGGGCAAAATGAAAACTTCTGAGTGGGTCACACTGGGAACTTTCATCGCGTTGATTGGACTGTGGATCGCCGGCCCATCATTTGGCCTGCATGGTACCACTGCCGCCATGATCGGTTTAGCACTGCTGGTAAATGCCAACGTATTAACCTGGGATGACGTACTGAAAGAAAAAGGTGCGTGGAACACTCTGACTTGGTTCTCAGCGCTGGTAATGATGGCCACCTTCCTCAATAAACTGGGGCTAATCAAATGGTTTGGTGGCAGCATTGCCGCTCACCTGACAGGTCTGGATTGGCCGGTAGCACTGCTGGCTCTGGCACTGATTTACTACTACATCCACTATGCTTTCGCTTCATCTACTGCACATGTTGCCGCACTGTATTCAGTATTCCTGGCAGTCGCAGTGCAGATGGGTGCGCCTGGTCTGATGGCTGCCATCATCTTCGGGGTAATCTCCAACCTGATGGGCGGCGTCACTCACTACGGTACTGGCCCTGCCCCGATTCTGTTCGGTGCTGGTCACGTGTCTCTGCCGAAATGGTGGGGTCTGGGCTTCATCATGGGACTGCTGCAACTGGTCATCTGGGCCGTTGTTGGTGGTATCTGGTGGAAAGTAATCGGTCTTTATTAA
- a CDS encoding fumarate hydratase yields MTIIKKADFIDSIEDALQYISYYHPLDFVKAMEKAYYAEKSQAAKDAIAQILINSRMAAEGHRPICQDTGIVTCFVKIGMNVQWDSDMTVQEMVDEGTKRAYNSTVNPLRQSVVADPAGARKNTKTNAPAVVHVEMVAGDKVDIMIAAKGGGSENKTKMVMLNPSDDIAAWVEKTVPLMGAGWCPPGMLGIGIGGTAEKAALMAKEALMEPVDIQELQAKGAETAEEKLRLDIFDRVNKLGIGAQGLGGVTTVVDVKIKTAPTHAASKPVCIIPNCAATRHVHFTLDGNGPATLTPPKLEDWPEVTWEVGNNVRRVNVNELKKEDVAEWKAGETVLLSGKILTGRDAAHKRIQDMLAKGESFPVDFQNRFIYYVGPVDAVGDEVVGPAGPTTSTRMDKFSDMMLEQAGLMGMIGKAERGPATVASIKKNKAVYLMAVGGAAYLVAKAIKAARTVAFADLGMEAIYEFDVEDMPVTVAVDSEGNNVHQTGPEIWKIKIAEMNA; encoded by the coding sequence ATGACTATTATCAAAAAAGCGGACTTCATCGATAGTATCGAAGACGCACTGCAATATATCTCTTACTACCATCCGCTGGATTTCGTCAAAGCTATGGAGAAAGCCTACTACGCGGAAAAGAGCCAGGCTGCTAAAGATGCAATTGCGCAGATCCTGATCAACTCCCGTATGGCGGCCGAAGGCCATCGTCCAATCTGTCAGGATACCGGTATTGTGACCTGTTTCGTGAAGATCGGTATGAATGTCCAGTGGGACAGCGATATGACCGTCCAGGAGATGGTCGATGAAGGCACCAAACGTGCTTATAACAGCACCGTTAACCCACTGCGTCAGTCTGTCGTTGCTGATCCAGCAGGAGCCCGTAAAAACACCAAAACTAACGCACCAGCGGTAGTGCATGTGGAAATGGTTGCGGGCGATAAAGTTGACATCATGATCGCTGCCAAAGGCGGTGGTTCCGAAAACAAAACTAAGATGGTGATGCTGAACCCATCTGATGATATCGCGGCGTGGGTAGAAAAAACCGTACCGCTGATGGGTGCCGGCTGGTGTCCTCCAGGTATGCTGGGTATTGGTATCGGTGGTACTGCCGAAAAAGCAGCACTGATGGCCAAAGAAGCCCTGATGGAACCGGTTGATATTCAGGAACTGCAGGCGAAAGGTGCAGAAACTGCTGAAGAAAAACTGCGTCTGGATATCTTCGATCGCGTGAACAAACTCGGTATCGGTGCTCAGGGTCTGGGCGGTGTTACTACCGTCGTCGACGTGAAAATCAAGACTGCACCAACTCACGCCGCTTCCAAGCCCGTGTGCATCATTCCTAACTGTGCCGCCACTCGTCACGTGCATTTCACCCTGGACGGCAACGGCCCTGCCACACTGACCCCGCCAAAACTGGAAGACTGGCCAGAAGTGACTTGGGAAGTGGGTAACAACGTACGCCGTGTTAACGTTAACGAACTGAAAAAAGAAGATGTTGCTGAATGGAAAGCCGGTGAAACCGTGCTGCTGTCAGGCAAAATCCTCACTGGTCGTGATGCTGCTCATAAACGTATTCAGGACATGCTGGCAAAAGGTGAATCTTTCCCGGTAGATTTCCAGAATCGCTTTATTTACTACGTTGGCCCGGTTGATGCCGTTGGTGATGAAGTGGTTGGCCCAGCTGGCCCAACAACCTCCACCCGCATGGACAAGTTCTCTGACATGATGCTGGAACAGGCTGGCCTGATGGGCATGATCGGTAAAGCTGAACGTGGTCCAGCAACTGTAGCGTCTATCAAGAAAAACAAAGCCGTATATCTGATGGCCGTCGGTGGTGCTGCATATCTAGTAGCGAAAGCTATCAAAGCTGCACGTACCGTCGCTTTTGCTGACCTGGGTATGGAAGCTATCTACGAATTTGATGTCGAAGATATGCCAGTCACCGTAGCCGTGGACAGTGAAGGTAACAACGTCCATCAAACCGGTCCAGAAATCTGGAAAATCAAAATTGCTGAAATGAATGCCTAA
- a CDS encoding GlpM family protein, whose translation MIALFFKCLLGALAVLLIALLSKSKNFFISGLVPLFPTFALIAHYIVGSARTMADLRVTALFGLYSLIPYAAYLVAVYQFSYKFSLTGTLSLATLVWLIFAFILLIFWTRFYPALS comes from the coding sequence ATGATTGCGTTGTTTTTTAAATGTTTACTTGGCGCGTTGGCGGTATTGCTGATCGCCTTGCTTTCAAAAAGCAAAAACTTTTTTATTTCAGGATTGGTGCCGCTGTTTCCGACCTTTGCCTTGATTGCGCACTACATTGTGGGTTCGGCAAGAACCATGGCCGATCTGAGAGTCACCGCGTTATTCGGCCTGTATTCATTGATCCCGTATGCCGCTTATTTGGTCGCGGTATACCAATTCAGTTATAAATTCAGTTTGACCGGAACACTGTCGTTGGCAACGCTAGTTTGGCTAATTTTTGCCTTTATCTTATTGATTTTCTGGACAAGGTTTTATCCCGCGCTGAGCTAA